Part of the Pedobacter roseus genome is shown below.
CCAAAGGCCTTTCGGGAAGCTGGTAAATTCTGGACAGCTCTTTCATATAAGCTGCCATTTTATGGGTTTCTGTTTTTGCTGTATTTAAAATAATTTCTGGCGAAGAATTTTGCTCGTAAGGGGTGTAATAACTGTGCAGCACATAATAATCTATAGCAGAACCAGCGGTCTTTAGCAATCCATCATTCCAGTTTTTGGTAATGCCGCCCTCCCACGATTTTTCTTTGGCGGTTTCAATCACCACTGCACCGATAAAAATTTCGCTGTTGATTTCTTTTGCAGCAGCTTTCATTGAATCGACAAAAACCTTTAAGTGTTCGCCATACAATTTGCCTGAAATCATTTCTGGTTGGTGATCTTTGTTTTTAGAAGTATCTATTTTATAACCAGCCTGCCAGGTACCGTAATTTTCATTACCGATTTCCCAGAATTTGGTTTTTCCTTTATCAAAACGGACCCAATCGGCCGCCAGGTGCGCTGCATTTTGCACGGGTTTATTGCCAGTACCATAACGGGCGTAACTGTAATTTACGCAGATAATACCCGTACTATTGGTTTCCTTTATTAATTGATAATAGTTCGATAGTGATAATGAGGAAGGATTATCGGTAATTCCATACCATAACCTTTCGGGCTTTTGCTTACGCTGATCGCCATATAAAATAACCTCGGGGACATCTTTTGGCCTGTTTTCTTTCGAGGTGTTCCAGAAATACACATTGCTGAGGTTGCCCCGGGAAAGCGGATGATATTTGGAGAAAGTGTTTTAATATGATCCATCAGCACCGGCTGATCTACAATCTGGCTCATGTAGGGATTAGAATTGTTTCCGTACAGGTAATTGGAAACCAGGCCTGCTTCGGCCTTATAATCAACTTTAATATTCACCGAAGCAGGTTTTAAAGGAATTGAATGTTTGATATAGGCAGGTTTATCAACCTTTTTACGCTGTAAATCCTGTAAAAAAAACGATTGAGGGTTTTGTCCAAACACATCACTATGTGTCATTAAAACTGAAAATGGCAATAGTAGGTAAAGGAATGTTTTTCGTAACATGAATAACTACTTTTTATCTACCGCTATAAACACAACTGACCTAGCCGGTAAAGAAACTTTTATACCTCCATCAACCAAAGCCGATTTTGCGGTTAAAGTTTGGTAATTGGCAGGTCCGCCTGAAACACCTGTTGGGCCATTATCATTTACAAATACCTTTTGAGAGAATTCGCCGTTGTCATCTCCACCGGTTAGGGTATAATAATAATACCTTGCGCCCGGCGCGAAATTTGTGATGTTAATGGTGGCCACCTGGCTTGTTGTACCTTTATTCACCACCACTATTCCGGCTGCACCAGAAGCATAACCTGAGGCATAACTCACCACATCGGTTGATCCGGAAACACTAGAACTAAGCATTCTATCACCGAAAATTTTCTGAAAATAGTACATGTGGTAAAATGCAGGCCTTGGCGTCCATTTAGTGGTTCCGTTACCTTCATCGCCCAAACTGAACATGCCGTGATCATTGCCTCCGGCATAACCGTTGGCCAAATCCCATCGGCTGGCCATGCCATAATTATTTTTAATCAGTTCGCCCAATACCATTGTAGCATGCATGCCAGCAATGTGCGATACCTGCTGTTTAGACCCTTCTGCAAAAATATTCCACTCGGTCATGGCGATCGGTTTTAAAGCAACACCGTTTTCCTGGGTTGTTTTTTTCATGTAATCCATAATCATTTTTGATTCGGTAACGGCTGTATTTAAAATCACTGAAGCAGAAGAATTTTGGGCATAAGGCGTATAATAGGTATGCACGATATAAAAATCGGCCGCATTGCCCGCTGCCGAAAGAAAACCGGAATTCCAGGTTTTATCTACAACATTGCTATTACCTATTGAGGCATCGTACTGGATCAGCTGACCACCAATTTTAATCACTGAACCGATTTCAGCCGCAGCCTTGCGCATAGAATCTGCGAAAACTTTAAAATGTTTACCGTATAATGCGCCGTTGATAATTTCTGGCTGTCCGTCTTTATTGGTAGCGGTATTGATTTTGTAACCAGCCTGCCATGGTCCGGCATCTTCATTTCCAATTTCCCAGTACTTGGTTTTTCCTTTATCAAAACGCACCCAATCGGCAGCCAAATGAGCAGCCACCTGATCAGGATGTGCACTGGTCCCGTAGCGGGCATAGCTGTAATTAACGGTGATTATACCTGTGCTATTCGTTTGCTGTAAAAAGCTATAATAACTGTCTACAGAAAATGTCCAGCTGGCGGTGTTTTTACCATACCAGTAACCTGCATTAACCGGAGCACCAGAAGTATTGTACAAGGTGGCAGGTGCATCATCAGGTTTTTGTCCGGGATTGGCATTAAAGAAAAAAACACTGGCAATGTTGCCTCCAGGGAAACGGATAATATTTGGCGAAAGGTTTTTTACATGGTTAATCAAAGTGGCCTCGGCACCCAATTGGCCGATGTAAGGATTGCTGTTGTTGCCGAAAAGATATTTGGAAACTTTACCAACGGTTTCGCTGTAATCAGCATTAATGGTTACTGCAACAGTTCCGGTTGGTTTAGCGGCATCAACAAAAGATGGTGCCACAAAGGTTTTGCCTTCCCAATTATCCATAAAAAAACCAACAGTTGTTGCGGTAGTTACCTCTTTAGGTGGAATAATGGTCCCGGTATTGGGTGGCGTTACTACAGGTGGTTCCTGAAT
Proteins encoded:
- a CDS encoding alpha-L-arabinofuranosidase, encoding MYFWNTSKENRPKDVPEVILYGDQRKQKPERLWYGITDNPSSLSLSNYYQLIKETNSTGIICVNYSYARYGTGNKPVQNAAHLAADWVRFDKGKTKFWEIGNENYGTWQAGYKIDTSKNKDHQPEMISGKLYGEHLKVFVDSMKAAAKEINSEIFIGAVVIETAKEKSWEGGITKNWNDGLLKTAGSAIDYYVLHSYYTPYEQNSSPEIILNTAKTETHKMAAYMKELSRIYQLPERPLALTEWNIFATGSKQSCSFINGMHAAIVLGELANLKFGMASRWDLANGYAHGNDHGMFNKGDEPGVPLWNPRPVFYYMYYFQRFFGDQLLTTKVSDNNDILAYSAKFKNGELGAVIVNKGNVPQVIDLDITGFKSTKKYYLYSLTGGDDNGAFSQKVLVNGKTTKFAAGGPEDPKKIKALSATVTGKIKFESQPFSVQYLLTE
- a CDS encoding alpha-L-arabinofuranosidase — translated: MKTSVNHKHQVIGVCMLLSILAITSCKKNNNEPIQEPPVVTPPNTGTIIPPKEVTTATTVGFFMDNWEGKTFVAPSFVDAAKPTGTVAVTINADYSETVGKVSKYLFGNNSNPYIGQLGAEATLINHVKNLSPNIIRFPGGNIASVFFFNANPGQKPDDAPATLYNTSGAPVNAGYWYGKNTASWTFSVDSYYSFLQQTNSTGIITVNYSYARYGTSAHPDQVAAHLAADWVRFDKGKTKYWEIGNEDAGPWQAGYKINTATNKDGQPEIINGALYGKHFKVFADSMRKAAAEIGSVIKIGGQLIQYDASIGNSNVVDKTWNSGFLSAAGNAADFYIVHTYYTPYAQNSSASVILNTAVTESKMIMDYMKKTTQENGVALKPIAMTEWNIFAEGSKQQVSHIAGMHATMVLGELIKNNYGMASRWDLANGYAGGNDHGMFSLGDEGNGTTKWTPRPAFYHMYYFQKIFGDRMLSSSVSGSTDVVSYASGYASGAAGIVVVNKGTTSQVATINITNFAPGARYYYYTLTGGDDNGEFSQKVFVNDNGPTGVSGGPANYQTLTAKSALVDGGIKVSLPARSVVFIAVDKK